In Massilia sp. METH4, the genomic window CACCACGTTCATCGACGGCTTCCTGCAGGGCGACGACGTGAGCGGCCGGCCGGTCGACATCGCCATCGCCGACGACGGCGCGATGCTGATCTCGGACGACCACGCGGGCAGGATCTATCGCGTGAGCTACACCGGCAAATAAGCATGCCGCTAGCCCGCACTGCTTGTCGGCTGGCTAACTTTTAAGCAGGCACGCAACACTACCGGTGCGCAAGCTCACTTAATGTTGCGTTACGTCAACAGCCATGCTAAGGTTGTGGCCTTCGCTCCCGGAACGAGACGGCCCAACCTCCCGCCCCTCTCCCTGCCCAGCTCGACGCACATTCCGGCAGCATCCGCGCCCATCTCCCCGCGCATCCGCCCGCTATATACGCGGCCCGATATCGCCGGGGCTCGTCCGCCCTGCTCACTCACGGAATCATCATGTTGAACCGTCTCACCATCCGTACCCGCCTGATCGCCACGATGGCCGTCCTGGGTTTCCTGATCGCCATCACCGGCGGCACGGGCGTCTACGGCATCCGCTCCGTCAATGCAGCCCTCGAGGAGACCTACAGCAACCAGCTGGTCTCGTCGCAGGCCACCTCCGATTCCAAGCTGTTGCTGACGCGTGCGCGCCTGGTGCACGACCGTGCGGTGTTCCACCCCGATTCGCCGGACGTGCCGGCGCTGCTCAAGCGCGCCAACGACTTCCTGGCCAAGTCGGACGAGGCGTGGCAGCGTTACCTGTCCCTCGAACAGGATGCGGAAGAAAAAGCGCTGTCTGACAAGGTGGGCGCCACGCGCAAGGCGTTGGTCGACAATGGCCTGCACGCGCTGGAGCAGGCGCTTCTCGCCAAGGACGCCGCGCGCATCGACCAGATCGTGATGAAGGACATGCAGGCGCTGTACTCCGCCTACAGCGACGCGTCGGACAAGCTCGACGACTACCAGCTCGCCACCGCGAAGCACAGCTTCGAAGCGAGCCAGCGCCTGTACGGCACCGTGATGGCCCTGTCCATCGGCGCCATCATCGCCGGCATCGCACTGATCGTGGTCGCTTGCGTGACCCTGGTGCGCGCCATCATGGGCCCGCTGCGCGAAGCGCTCGAACACTTCGACGCGATGTCCGCCGGCGACCTGTCGCGCCGCGTCGACGTGAAGCGCCATGACGAAATGGGCACGCTGATGAAGGGCCTGGCCACCATGCAGCAAAAGCTCGCCGACACGGTGCGCACCGTGCGCGAAGGCAGCAGCTCGATCGCCGTGGCCAGCAACGAAATCGCCGACGGCAACCTCGACCTGTCGCGCCGCACCGAACAGCAGGCGGCCAGCCTGGAGGAAACCGCGTCGTCGCTGGAAGAGCTGACGTCGACCGTGCGCCAGAACGCCGACAACGCGCGCCAGGCCAGCGACATGGCCGCCACCGCGTCGCAGGTAGCGCAACAGGGCGGCCAGATCGTGGCCCGGGTCGTCGATACGATGGGTGCCATCACCACGTCGTCGAAGAAGATCGAGGACATCATCGCCGTCATCGACGGCATCGCCTTCCAGACCAATATCCTGGCGCTGAATGCCGCCGTGGAAGCGGCGCGTGCCGGCGAGCAGGGGCGCGGCTTCGCCGTCGTGGCCAGCGAAGTGCGCACGCTGGCCCAGCGCTCGGCCGCCGCCGCCAAGGAAATCAAGGAGTTGATCGACAACTCGGTAGCCAGCGTGGAAGCGGGTTCCACCCTCGTCGGCCAGGCCGGCACGACGATGAACGAGATCGTGACGAGCATCGCCCGCGTGGCGGGCATCATGACGGAAATCATGTCCGCCACGTCCGAGCAAAGCTCGGGCATCGACCTGATCAACGATGCCGTCACACAGATGGACCAGGTGACGCAGCAGAACGCCGCCCTGGTCGAGGAAGCCGCCGCCGCCGCGGGCGCCCTGCAGGAACAGGCCGCCACGCTGGAGGAGACGGTGAGCGTGTTCCGGCTGGAACAGCAGGCATCGGGCCACGCCGCCGCGCCGCTCAAGCGCCCTGCCGTCGCGCACTCGGCCGCGCAGCTGGCCTGGCAGTAATCGCCCAATCACCGTTGTAAGAATTTGGGGACAGTCCCCAAATTTTTACAACACTTTGTGTGGCGCTTCCCCAACGGGGACAGTCCCCGATTTTTTACAACACTGGTCGTGGTGCTTGTGCCGCGTTCATGCCTTGGGTGCGGCGGCCTGTGTCCCGCAGGCATAGCAAAACCGCGTGAACGCATTCTTGCGCGCCTCGCAAGCCACGCATCGGTTGAACAGCCCGATCCCGCAGTGCGGGCAAAAGTCGATTTTCGTGTCCTTCAAGTCCACCTGGCGCTCGCAGCCGGGGCACACGCTCTTGGCCATGCGCGCCATGGCGATGTCGTAGCCCAGGTTCTCGCGGCGCTGCGTGTCGGGCAGCGCCTCGGCCGCCTTTTGCCGCTCCAGGTAGCGCTGCAGGCCGAGGATGGCTTGCCGGCCGACGACCACCGTGAGCAGGATACCGACCACGTAGCGGACATAGCCGCCATAGCTCGGCAGGTAAGGCACGAGTTCGACGAAGAAGGCAAACAGCGCGAAGAAGATGAAGCCCCACACGAAGGGCCACCACGTGCTCTTGCGCTTGTGCTTCCACAGCCAGCCTGCTGCCAACAGCAGGGGCAAGGTCAGGGCCAGGCGGTAGGCGAAGATGCGCAGCTCGCGCAGGTGCTGGGCTTTTTCGAGGGGCGCCTGCGCCGCGCGTTCCAGCGCATGCAACTGTTCGTAGGCAGCCTCGCTCGCCTGGCGCGCATTCAGGCGCACCTGCTGCTGCTGTTCCACTTCGCCCAGCGCCTTGCGCTCCCTTGCCGCCAGGTCGTCGAGCTGGCGCGTGCGCGCGATGAGCTCGGGGTCCTGGTCGGGGCGCGCCGTCGCGTGGCGGGTCGAGAGCCAGTTGTTGAAGGTGTCGCGCGCCGATTCCGTGTTCGCCTTGGTCACGCGATGCTGCTGCTCCGCCTGTTCGAGGGCCTTGCGGGCATCCTCTTCCCTGCGGTCGGTGGCGCGGATCGTTTCGTGGACCGCCGCCAGTTTGGCGGGATCGATGAACTGGACCAGTTCGATCGGTTCCTCGACCAGATTCAGGTTGTCGACCACCTTGCCGCCAAGGCCGATCAGGAAGCCGGCGAACAGCAGCGCGACGATCCACAAGCCGCGCTGGAACCATTTTTCGGAGAGGCGAAGTGCTTTGCTCATCGTGATGCTCCCGGTAAGTTGGACCGGAACGGAGCATAGCGGCTTTCGCCGGCGCGATGCTGTGGCAATACTCTAAAAAAAAAACCGCCGGGCTTGCGCACGGCGGTTTTCATCGCTGAAGCGAACGGTGCTTACTTGGCAGCCGCGCCTTCTTCCGCGGCAGCCTTCATGGACAGCTTCAGGCGGCCGCGATCGTCCGTTTCCAGGACTTTCACGCGCACCTGCTGGCCTTCCTTCAGGTAGTCGGCCACGGCGTTCACGCGCTCGTTGGCAATCTGCGAGATGTGCAGCAGGCCATCCTTGCCCGGCATGACTTGCACGATCGCGCCGAAGTCCAGCAGCTTGAGCACGGTACCGTCGTAGGTCTTGCCCACTTCGACCGATGCGGTCAGCTCTTCGATGCGGCGCTTGGCTTCCTGGCCGGCGGCGGCATCGACGGAGGCGATGGTGACGATGCCTTCGTCGGTGATGTCGATCTGCGTGCCGGTTTCCTCGGTCAGCGCGCGGATCACCGCGCCGCCCTTGCCGATCACGTCGCGGATCTTCTCGGGGTTGATCTTGA contains:
- a CDS encoding methyl-accepting chemotaxis protein — protein: MLNRLTIRTRLIATMAVLGFLIAITGGTGVYGIRSVNAALEETYSNQLVSSQATSDSKLLLTRARLVHDRAVFHPDSPDVPALLKRANDFLAKSDEAWQRYLSLEQDAEEKALSDKVGATRKALVDNGLHALEQALLAKDAARIDQIVMKDMQALYSAYSDASDKLDDYQLATAKHSFEASQRLYGTVMALSIGAIIAGIALIVVACVTLVRAIMGPLREALEHFDAMSAGDLSRRVDVKRHDEMGTLMKGLATMQQKLADTVRTVREGSSSIAVASNEIADGNLDLSRRTEQQAASLEETASSLEELTSTVRQNADNARQASDMAATASQVAQQGGQIVARVVDTMGAITTSSKKIEDIIAVIDGIAFQTNILALNAAVEAARAGEQGRGFAVVASEVRTLAQRSAAAAKEIKELIDNSVASVEAGSTLVGQAGTTMNEIVTSIARVAGIMTEIMSATSEQSSGIDLINDAVTQMDQVTQQNAALVEEAAAAAGALQEQAATLEETVSVFRLEQQASGHAAAPLKRPAVAHSAAQLAWQ
- a CDS encoding zinc ribbon domain-containing protein, whose translation is MSKALRLSEKWFQRGLWIVALLFAGFLIGLGGKVVDNLNLVEEPIELVQFIDPAKLAAVHETIRATDRREEDARKALEQAEQQHRVTKANTESARDTFNNWLSTRHATARPDQDPELIARTRQLDDLAARERKALGEVEQQQQVRLNARQASEAAYEQLHALERAAQAPLEKAQHLRELRIFAYRLALTLPLLLAAGWLWKHKRKSTWWPFVWGFIFFALFAFFVELVPYLPSYGGYVRYVVGILLTVVVGRQAILGLQRYLERQKAAEALPDTQRRENLGYDIAMARMAKSVCPGCERQVDLKDTKIDFCPHCGIGLFNRCVACEARKNAFTRFCYACGTQAAAPKA